The Psychrobacter arenosus region TAAGTCTGACTCGTCGATACCTTCTTTCACCGGGAATTCTTTATCAGCACTAGCGTATAGGCCCTGCGCTTTGTCAGATGACAACCATTCCATCAGCTTTAATGCGCCATCTGGATTGTCTGAATTTGCGACCACACCTGCGCCAGAAACGTTAACATGCGCGCCTGTAGTGCCTTGGTTAGCCCAGAATAATTTAACAGGGAAATCTGGTTTTTCGTCTAATAAACGGCCGTAGTAATAGCTGTTGGCAATCCCGACTTCACACTGACCTGAAGCGATAGCTTCTAGCATTTTCGTGTCATCGCTAAAGACATCAGTCGCTAGGTTTGCTACCCAACCACGCACGATTTCTTCGGTTTTTTCAGCGCCCAAGTGCTCAATCATACTAGCCACTAAAGATTGGTTATAAACCTTCTTCGAGGTACGCAGACATAATTTACCTTTCCATTTCGGATCAGCTAAATCAGCGTAAGTAGAGAGGTCGCTAGCTTGAACTTTGCTTGGGTCATAGAATATCGTACGAGCGCGTAAAGATAGCCCCGTCCATAGACCTGCGGGATCACGATATTTCGCAGGAACGTTGCTCTCTAAAACTTCTGAAGCTACAGGTTGTAATAAGCCTTTTTGTGCCGCTTGCCATAAGTT contains the following coding sequences:
- a CDS encoding Fe(3+) ABC transporter substrate-binding protein encodes the protein MSSVTPLLSRKVSLSAAVLVAMLGLAGCNKTPPAEETTSEEVATETPTVTEGEAAAAATEGETVTIYSSRNEQLIKPLLDQFTSETGIKVDLVTDSTGPLMARLEAEGANTPADMLLTVDAGNLWQAAQKGLLQPVASEVLESNVPAKYRDPAGLWTGLSLRARTIFYDPSKVQASDLSTYADLADPKWKGKLCLRTSKKVYNQSLVASMIEHLGAEKTEEIVRGWVANLATDVFSDDTKMLEAIASGQCEVGIANSYYYGRLLDEKPDFPVKLFWANQGTTGAHVNVSGAGVVANSDNPDGALKLMEWLSSDKAQGLYASADKEFPVKEGIDESDLLRSWGEFKADDINVQKFGELQTDAIQLMDKAGYK